A single region of the Streptomyces vilmorinianum genome encodes:
- a CDS encoding vitamin B12-dependent ribonucleotide reductase produces the protein MTETASGPARGSRAKGAKASKGLRIERIHTTPGVHPYDEVVWERRDVVMTNWRDGSVNFEQRGVEFPDFWSVNAVNIVTSKYFRGAVGTPQRETGLKQLIDRIVKTYTKAGEEHGYFASPADAEIFEHELAYALLHQIFSFNSPVWFNVGTPQPQQVSACFILSVDDSMESILDWYKEEGMIFKGGSGAGLNLSRIRSSKELLSSGGNASGPVSFMRGADASAGTIKSGGATRRAAKMVILDVDHPDIEDFIETKVKEEEKIRALRDAGFDMDLGGDDITSVQYQNANNSVRVNDTFMKAVESGGTFGLTSRMTGEVIEEVDAKALFRKMAEAAWACADPGIQYDDTINHWHTCPESGRINGSNPCSEYMHLDNTSCNLASLNLMKFLKDDGKGEQSFDVERFAKVVELVITAMDISICFADFPTQKIGENTRAYRQLGIGYANLGALLMATGHAYDSDGGRALAGAITSLMTGTSYKRSAELAAVVGPYDGYARNAQPHQRVMKQHADANTAAVRMDDLDSPIWAAATEAWQDVIRLGAKNGFRNAQASVIAPTGTIGLAMSCDTTGLEPDLALVKFKKLVGGGSMQIVNGTVPQALRRLGYQEEQIEAIVAHIAEHGNVIDAPGLKTEHYEVFDCAMGERSISAMGHVRMMAAIQPWISGALSKTVNLPETATVEDVEEVYFEAWKMGVKALAIYRDNCKVGQPLSAKKKEQEKAEVTAKSEATIREAVEKVVEYRPVRKRLPKGRPGITTSFTVGGAEGYMTANSYPDDGLGEVFLKMSKQGSTLAGMMDAFSIAVSVGLQYGVPLETYVSKFTNMRFEPAGMTDDPDVRMAQSIVDYIFRRLALDFLPFETRSALGIHSAEERQRHLETGSYEPTEDEVDVEGLAQSAPRTQELKAVATPAKAAEAEGPAPKQAHTSAELVEMQLGISADAPLCFSCGTKMQRAGSCYICEGCGSTSGCS, from the coding sequence ATGACAGAGACGGCGAGCGGTCCGGCACGAGGTTCCCGCGCCAAGGGAGCCAAGGCGAGCAAGGGCCTGCGTATCGAGCGCATCCACACCACCCCCGGCGTGCATCCGTACGACGAGGTGGTCTGGGAGCGCCGTGACGTCGTCATGACCAACTGGCGCGACGGCTCGGTCAACTTCGAGCAGCGTGGCGTCGAGTTCCCCGACTTCTGGTCGGTGAACGCGGTCAACATCGTCACCAGCAAGTACTTCCGCGGGGCCGTCGGCACCCCGCAGCGCGAGACCGGTCTCAAGCAGCTCATCGACCGGATCGTGAAGACCTATACGAAGGCCGGGGAGGAGCACGGCTACTTCGCCTCTCCCGCCGACGCCGAGATCTTCGAGCACGAGCTGGCCTACGCCCTCCTGCACCAGATCTTCAGCTTCAACTCGCCGGTCTGGTTCAACGTCGGCACGCCGCAGCCGCAGCAGGTCTCCGCCTGCTTCATCCTGTCCGTCGACGACTCCATGGAGTCGATCCTCGACTGGTACAAGGAAGAGGGCATGATCTTCAAGGGCGGCTCCGGCGCCGGCCTGAACCTCTCCCGTATCCGCTCCTCCAAGGAGCTGCTCTCCTCCGGCGGCAACGCCTCCGGCCCGGTCTCCTTCATGCGCGGCGCCGACGCCTCCGCGGGAACGATCAAGTCCGGTGGCGCCACCCGCCGCGCGGCCAAGATGGTCATCCTCGACGTCGACCACCCCGACATCGAGGACTTCATCGAGACCAAGGTCAAGGAGGAGGAGAAGATCCGCGCCCTGCGTGACGCGGGCTTCGACATGGACCTGGGCGGCGACGACATCACGTCCGTCCAGTACCAGAACGCCAACAACTCGGTCCGCGTGAACGACACCTTCATGAAGGCGGTCGAGTCGGGCGGCACGTTCGGGCTCACGTCCCGCATGACCGGCGAGGTCATCGAGGAGGTCGACGCCAAGGCGCTCTTCCGCAAGATGGCCGAGGCCGCGTGGGCCTGTGCCGACCCGGGCATCCAGTACGACGACACGATCAACCACTGGCACACCTGCCCCGAGTCCGGCCGCATCAACGGCTCGAACCCGTGCAGCGAGTACATGCACCTGGACAACACGTCCTGCAACCTCGCCTCGCTGAACCTGATGAAGTTCCTCAAGGACGACGGCAAGGGCGAACAGTCCTTCGACGTCGAGCGCTTCGCCAAGGTCGTCGAGCTCGTCATCACCGCGATGGACATCTCCATCTGCTTCGCCGACTTCCCCACCCAGAAGATCGGCGAGAACACCCGCGCCTACCGCCAGCTGGGCATCGGCTACGCCAACCTCGGCGCCCTGCTCATGGCGACGGGTCACGCGTACGACTCCGACGGCGGCCGCGCCCTGGCCGGCGCCATCACCTCGCTGATGACCGGCACCTCGTACAAGCGCTCCGCCGAGCTCGCCGCGGTCGTCGGTCCGTACGACGGCTACGCCCGCAACGCCCAGCCGCACCAGCGCGTCATGAAGCAGCACGCCGACGCCAACACCGCGGCCGTCCGCATGGACGACCTCGACTCGCCGATCTGGGCCGCCGCCACGGAGGCCTGGCAGGACGTGATCCGCCTCGGCGCCAAGAACGGCTTCCGCAACGCCCAGGCGTCGGTCATCGCCCCGACCGGCACCATCGGTCTCGCGATGTCCTGCGACACCACCGGCCTCGAGCCCGACCTCGCCCTGGTCAAGTTCAAGAAGCTGGTCGGCGGCGGCTCGATGCAGATCGTCAACGGCACCGTCCCGCAGGCCCTGCGCCGCCTGGGCTACCAGGAGGAGCAGATCGAGGCGATCGTCGCCCACATCGCCGAGCACGGCAATGTGATCGACGCCCCCGGTCTGAAGACCGAGCACTACGAGGTCTTCGACTGCGCCATGGGCGAGCGCTCCATCTCCGCGATGGGCCACGTCCGCATGATGGCCGCCATCCAGCCGTGGATCTCCGGCGCCCTGTCCAAGACCGTGAACCTGCCGGAGACGGCCACGGTCGAGGACGTCGAGGAGGTCTACTTCGAGGCCTGGAAGATGGGCGTCAAGGCGCTCGCCATCTACCGCGACAACTGCAAGGTCGGCCAGCCCCTCTCCGCCAAGAAGAAGGAGCAGGAGAAGGCCGAGGTCACCGCGAAGTCCGAGGCGACGATCCGCGAGGCCGTCGAGAAGGTCGTCGAGTACCGCCCGGTCCGCAAGCGCCTCCCGAAGGGCCGCCCGGGGATCACCACCTCCTTCACGGTCGGTGGCGCCGAGGGGTACATGACCGCCAACTCCTACCCGGACGACGGTCTCGGCGAGGTCTTCCTGAAGATGTCCAAGCAGGGTTCGACGCTCGCCGGCATGATGGACGCCTTCTCCATCGCCGTCTCCGTCGGTCTGCAGTACGGCGTGCCCCTGGAGACGTACGTCTCCAAGTTCACGAACATGCGCTTCGAGCCGGCCGGTATGACGGACGACCCGGACGTGCGGATGGCACAGTCGATCGTCGACTACATCTTCCGCCGCCTGGCGCTGGACTTCCTGCCCTTCGAGACCCGCTCCGCACTCGGCATCCACTCCGCCGAGGAGCGCCAGCGCCACCTGGAGACGGGCTCCTACGAGCCCACCGAGGACGAGGTGGACGTCGAGGGCCTGGCCCAGTCCGCGCCCCGTACGCAGGAACTGAAGGCCGTCGCCACCCCGGCCAAGGCCGCCGAGGCCGAGGGCCCGGCGCCGAAGCAGGCGCACACCTCGGCGGAGCTCGTCGAGATGCAGCTGGGCATCAGCGCGGACGCCCCGCTGTGCTTCTCCTGCGGCACGAAGATGCAGCGGGCGGGTTCCTGCTACATCTGCGAGGGCTGCGGCTCGACCAGCGGCTGCAGCTGA
- the nrdR gene encoding transcriptional regulator NrdR, translating into MHCPFCRHPDSRVVDSRTTDDGTSIRRRRQCPDCSRRFTTVETASLMVIKRSGVTEPFSRTKVISGVRKACQGRPVTEDALAKLGQRVEEAVRATGSAELTTHDVGLAILGPLQELDLVAYLRFASVYKAFDSLDDFEAAIAELREQRPPAEECGTGATPEVPVPATAAD; encoded by the coding sequence ATGCATTGCCCCTTCTGCAGGCACCCCGACAGCCGTGTCGTCGACAGTCGCACCACCGACGACGGAACGTCGATCCGACGCCGCCGCCAGTGCCCCGACTGCTCCCGTCGTTTCACGACGGTGGAGACCGCATCGCTGATGGTGATCAAGCGGTCCGGTGTGACCGAACCCTTCAGTCGTACCAAGGTCATCTCCGGCGTGCGCAAGGCATGCCAGGGACGGCCCGTGACCGAGGACGCCCTCGCCAAGCTCGGCCAGCGGGTCGAGGAGGCGGTGCGCGCCACCGGGAGCGCCGAGCTGACCACCCACGACGTGGGGCTGGCCATCCTCGGCCCGTTGCAGGAGCTCGACCTCGTCGCGTACCTGCGCTTCGCATCCGTTTACAAGGCTTTCGACAGCCTCGACGACTTCGAGGCCGCCATCGCGGAACTCCGCGAGCAGCGGCCTCCCGCAGAGGAATGCGGGACCGGAGCGACCCCCGAGGTCCCCGTTCCCGCCACCGCCGCCGACTGA
- a CDS encoding TerD family protein codes for MSGLNKGVGKVEVTLKWDPSPIGAAAHDLDIIAAVYTADDPHGTPAYLVHFGSRSPDGTITLSRDSRTGQGFGYDEAMVLELERLAPRYARVVVGVAIQQGGGRLTFGDIANTGVRIREGYTELAAHDFSDLADATAATIVEFTRPGTDGWSFVSMPRGFDTDPQTFTTLMGTRPA; via the coding sequence GTGAGCGGACTCAACAAGGGGGTCGGCAAGGTCGAGGTGACGCTCAAGTGGGACCCGAGTCCGATCGGCGCCGCGGCGCACGACCTGGACATCATCGCCGCGGTCTACACGGCGGACGATCCCCACGGCACGCCGGCCTATCTGGTGCACTTCGGCAGCCGCTCCCCGGACGGCACGATCACGCTCAGCCGGGACAGCCGTACGGGCCAGGGCTTCGGCTACGACGAGGCGATGGTCCTGGAACTGGAGCGTCTCGCGCCGCGCTACGCGCGCGTGGTGGTGGGGGTGGCCATACAGCAGGGCGGCGGCAGGCTGACCTTCGGCGACATCGCGAACACCGGTGTCCGTATCCGCGAGGGCTACACGGAGCTGGCGGCGCACGACTTCAGCGACCTCGCCGACGCCACGGCGGCGACGATCGTGGAGTTCACCCGCCCCGGCACGGACGGCTGGTCCTTCGTGTCGATGCCTCGTGGCTTCGACACGGACCCGCAGACGTTCACGACCCTGATGGGCACCCGGCCCGCCTGA
- the lexA gene encoding transcriptional repressor LexA, with translation MTTTADSATITAQDRSQGRLEPVHAMPMNDAAMNGDGEPGRPARSLPGRPPGIRADSSGLTDRQRRVIEVIRDSVQRRGYPPSMREIGQAVGLSSTSSVAHQLMALERKGFLRRDPHRPRAYEVRGSDQPSTQPTDTTGKPAASYVPLVGRIAAGGPILAEESVEDVFPLPRQLVGDGELFVLKVVGDSMIEAAICDGDWVTVRRQPVAENGDIVAAMLDGEATVKRFKREDGHVWLLPHNAAYQPIPGDEATILGKVVAVLRRV, from the coding sequence GTGACCACCACCGCAGACAGTGCCACCATCACTGCCCAGGACCGCTCCCAGGGCCGACTCGAGCCGGTGCATGCCATGCCCATGAATGACGCAGCCATGAACGGGGACGGGGAGCCAGGTCGACCTGCGCGCTCCCTGCCCGGACGACCTCCAGGCATCAGGGCCGACAGCTCCGGCCTCACGGACCGGCAGCGGAGGGTCATCGAGGTCATCCGGGACTCGGTCCAGCGGCGCGGTTACCCGCCGTCGATGCGGGAGATCGGCCAGGCGGTGGGCCTCTCGAGCACCTCCTCCGTCGCTCACCAGCTGATGGCACTGGAGCGCAAGGGCTTCCTGCGCCGGGACCCGCACCGGCCCCGTGCGTACGAGGTGCGCGGCTCCGACCAGCCCAGCACTCAGCCGACCGACACCACCGGCAAGCCCGCCGCCTCGTACGTGCCTCTCGTCGGCCGGATCGCCGCCGGTGGCCCGATCCTCGCCGAGGAGTCGGTCGAGGACGTCTTCCCGCTGCCTCGGCAGCTGGTGGGCGACGGCGAGCTCTTCGTCCTGAAGGTCGTGGGCGACTCGATGATCGAGGCCGCGATCTGCGACGGCGACTGGGTCACCGTGCGCCGCCAGCCGGTCGCGGAGAACGGTGACATCGTGGCGGCCATGCTCGACGGCGAGGCCACGGTGAAGCGCTTCAAGCGCGAGGACGGCCACGTCTGGCTGCTGCCGCACAACGCGGCGTACCAGCCGATCCCTGGTGACGAGGCCACCATCCTCGGCAAGGTCGTGGCGGTGCTGCGGCGGGTGTGA
- a CDS encoding YdbC family protein, with amino-acid sequence MLVKWIRCTVVDRRGFERGQRKWAGLLGEPGFRGQGGGWSRARPDVAHVFAFWESRAFYDSFMARSHDRLAAAQTGTYKDSQVKLFDHRFDVKTGFEPRFADADVARVAHCRVHEDRVEHFALMQEKVWNPAMAGSPGMLRGVFGEAPGNEFVVLSMWRSAAEHGKYRVERIERLGLRAQTEADVAALTGDVVRLEPSWTV; translated from the coding sequence GTGCTGGTCAAGTGGATTCGCTGCACCGTGGTGGACCGTCGGGGGTTCGAGCGGGGACAGCGGAAATGGGCGGGGCTGCTGGGTGAGCCGGGATTCCGGGGACAGGGCGGAGGATGGAGCCGGGCGCGGCCCGACGTCGCCCATGTCTTCGCGTTCTGGGAGAGCCGGGCGTTCTACGACTCGTTCATGGCGCGGTCGCACGACCGGCTCGCGGCCGCGCAGACGGGCACGTACAAGGACAGCCAGGTCAAGCTCTTCGACCACCGCTTCGATGTGAAGACGGGCTTCGAGCCGAGGTTCGCGGACGCCGACGTGGCCCGGGTGGCGCACTGTCGTGTCCACGAGGACAGGGTCGAGCACTTCGCGCTGATGCAGGAGAAGGTGTGGAATCCGGCGATGGCCGGCTCCCCCGGAATGCTGCGCGGGGTGTTCGGGGAGGCGCCGGGGAACGAGTTCGTGGTGCTGTCGATGTGGCGGTCCGCCGCGGAGCACGGCAAGTACCGGGTGGAACGTATCGAACGGCTCGGGCTGCGGGCCCAGACGGAGGCCGACGTGGCGGCGCTGACCGGGGACGTGGTGCGGCTCGAGCCGTCCTGGACGGTGTGA
- a CDS encoding IucA/IucC family protein yields MPSSPATHDSALLSPPELTPAAWSRAATRLLAKTIGEFAYEEIVEPAPVDASGDPDRHLLRLDDGSALTFTARRGAYGSWRVAADSLACDGQPLTDPLDFLVRARRLLRLDGATLGHLIRELTTTLAADARLDRTALTADRLADLGYAELEGHQTGHPWLVLNKGRIGFSATDAARWAPEARRPARLPWIAVSTDLAAYRGVPGLDTPDRLYARELDADVLATFRATLRARGLDPETYLLLPVHPWQWDEIILPLYAPAVAAGAIVPLPADGDVRVPQQSIRTFLNTSRPDRHTVKLPLSVLNTLVWRGLPTERTLAAPAVTSWVHGLRDADPFLRDECGVILLGEVASVTVEHPLYDRLPEVPYQYKELLGAIWREPLRLPPGERARTLASLLHTDPHGRAFVAELVERSGLAPALWLQRLFAALLPPLLHFLYQYGTVFSPHGENAIVVYDDQDVPVRLAIKDFVDDVNISARPLPEHDAMPDDVRAVLLTEEPDFLTQFIHSGLFVGVFRYLAPLCEEQLGVPEGDFWSLVRAEILRHQARFSELKERFELFDLLTPRIERLCLNRNRLHLDGYRDRPERPHAAVHGTVPNPLA; encoded by the coding sequence GTGCCGTCGTCCCCTGCCACCCATGACTCCGCACTTCTCTCACCCCCCGAGCTGACCCCCGCGGCCTGGTCCCGGGCAGCCACCCGGCTGCTCGCCAAGACCATCGGCGAGTTCGCGTACGAGGAGATCGTCGAGCCCGCTCCCGTCGACGCCTCGGGCGACCCCGACCGCCATCTGCTGCGCCTCGACGACGGCTCCGCCCTGACGTTCACGGCCCGCCGCGGCGCGTACGGAAGCTGGCGCGTCGCAGCCGACTCGCTCGCCTGCGACGGGCAGCCGCTCACCGACCCCCTCGACTTCCTCGTCCGCGCCCGCCGTCTCCTCCGCCTCGACGGCGCCACCCTCGGCCATCTCATCCGCGAACTCACCACGACCCTCGCCGCGGATGCCCGCCTCGACCGGACGGCCCTGACCGCGGACCGGCTCGCCGACCTCGGATACGCCGAACTCGAGGGCCACCAGACCGGCCACCCCTGGCTCGTCCTCAACAAGGGCCGGATCGGCTTCTCCGCGACGGACGCCGCCCGCTGGGCCCCCGAGGCCCGCCGCCCCGCCCGCCTCCCCTGGATCGCGGTCAGCACCGACCTCGCCGCCTACCGCGGAGTCCCCGGCCTCGACACCCCGGACCGGCTCTACGCACGCGAGCTCGACGCCGACGTCCTCGCGACCTTCCGGGCCACGCTGCGAGCCCGCGGCCTCGACCCGGAGACGTATCTCCTCCTGCCCGTCCACCCCTGGCAGTGGGACGAGATCATCCTCCCGCTCTACGCCCCGGCCGTCGCCGCCGGAGCCATCGTCCCGCTGCCCGCCGACGGCGATGTACGCGTGCCGCAGCAGTCCATCCGTACGTTTCTCAACACGAGCCGGCCCGACCGGCACACCGTGAAGCTTCCGCTGTCCGTGCTCAACACACTCGTCTGGCGCGGACTCCCCACGGAACGGACCCTCGCCGCACCCGCCGTCACCTCCTGGGTCCACGGACTGCGCGACGCCGACCCCTTCCTGCGCGACGAGTGCGGAGTGATCCTGCTCGGCGAGGTCGCCTCCGTCACCGTCGAGCACCCCCTCTACGACCGGCTGCCCGAGGTCCCGTACCAGTACAAGGAACTCCTCGGCGCGATCTGGCGCGAACCGCTCAGGCTCCCGCCCGGCGAACGGGCCCGCACCCTCGCCTCCCTGCTCCACACGGATCCGCACGGCCGCGCCTTCGTCGCCGAGCTCGTCGAACGCTCCGGACTCGCCCCCGCCCTCTGGCTCCAGCGCCTCTTCGCCGCCCTGCTGCCCCCGCTCCTGCACTTCCTCTACCAGTACGGCACCGTGTTCTCCCCGCACGGCGAGAACGCCATCGTCGTCTACGACGACCAGGACGTCCCGGTACGCCTGGCGATCAAGGACTTCGTCGACGACGTGAACATCAGCGCCCGTCCCCTGCCCGAGCACGACGCGATGCCGGACGACGTCCGGGCCGTCCTGCTCACGGAGGAGCCCGACTTCCTCACCCAGTTCATCCATTCAGGGCTCTTCGTCGGCGTCTTCCGCTACCTGGCTCCGCTCTGCGAGGAACAACTCGGCGTGCCCGAGGGAGACTTCTGGTCCCTCGTCCGTGCCGAGATCCTGCGGCACCAGGCGCGCTTCTCCGAGCTGAAGGAACGGTTCGAGCTCTTCGATCTCCTCACTCCCCGGATCGAGCGGCTCTGTCTCAACCGCAACCGTCTGCATCTGGACGGCTACCGCGACCGCCCCGAGCGGCCGCACGCCGCCGTCCACGGAACGGTCCCGAATCCGCTCGCGTGA
- a CDS encoding histidine phosphatase family protein, with protein MARPRRIVLVRHGESEGNADDTVYEREPDHALRLTETGLRQAEETGDRLRELFGDERVSVYVSPYRRTHETFRAFRLDPGQVRVREEPRLREQDWGNWQDRDDVRLQKAYRDAYGHFFYRFAQGESGADVYDRVGAFLESLYRSFEAPDHPPNVLLVTHGLTMRLFCMRWFHWTVAEFESLSNPGNGETRMLLLGEDGRYSLDRPFERWRTPEPYGHTG; from the coding sequence ATGGCACGACCGCGGCGCATCGTTCTCGTACGGCACGGAGAGTCCGAGGGCAATGCCGACGACACGGTGTACGAACGTGAGCCCGACCATGCGCTCAGGCTCACCGAGACCGGTCTGCGGCAGGCGGAGGAGACGGGGGACCGGCTGCGGGAGCTCTTCGGGGACGAACGGGTCAGTGTCTACGTCTCGCCCTACCGCCGCACCCACGAGACGTTCCGGGCCTTCCGGCTCGATCCCGGGCAGGTCCGGGTGCGAGAGGAGCCGCGGCTGCGGGAGCAGGACTGGGGGAACTGGCAAGACCGGGACGACGTACGTCTGCAGAAGGCGTACCGCGACGCGTACGGCCACTTCTTCTACCGCTTCGCGCAGGGTGAGTCGGGGGCCGACGTGTACGACCGGGTCGGGGCGTTCCTGGAGAGCCTGTACCGCAGCTTCGAGGCGCCCGACCACCCGCCGAACGTGCTGCTGGTCACCCACGGACTGACCATGCGGCTGTTCTGCATGCGCTGGTTCCACTGGACGGTCGCCGAATTCGAGTCCCTGTCCAATCCGGGGAACGGCGAGACGAGGATGCTGCTGCTCGGCGAGGACGGCAGATACAGCCTGGACCGGCCGTTCGAACGCTGGCGTACCCCGGAACCGTACGGGCACACCGGATAG
- a CDS encoding ATP-dependent DNA helicase, giving the protein MTKPSLPDLLHAAVSAVGGVERPGQVTMAEAVAEAIDDSSHLLVQAGTGTGKSLGYLVPALAHGERVVVATATLALQRQLVERDLPRTVEALHPQLRRRPEFAMLKGRSNYLCLHRLHEGVPQDEEDGLFDPFEAAAPTSKLGQDLLRLRDWSDETETGDRDDLTPGVSDRAWAQVSVSSRECLGASKCAYGAECFAEAARERAKLAEVVVTNHALLAIDAIEGAPVLPQHEVLIVDEAHELVSRVTGVATGELTPGQVNRAVRRSAKLVDEKIADQLQTAAEGFERVMELALPGRLEEIPEDLGYALTALRDAARAVISALGSTRDKSVQDEDAVRKQAMASVETVHGVAERICQGSEYDVVWYERHDRFGASLRVAPLSVSGLLREKLFADRSVVLTSATLKLGGDFNGVGASLGLAPEGTQGEDIPVWKGIDVGSPFDYPKQGILYVAKHLARPARDGDRADMLDELTELMQAAGGRTLGLFSSMRAAQLAAEELRSRIPEFPILLQGEDTLGELIKNFTADPQTCLFGTLSLWQGVDVPGASCQLVVMDKIPFPRPDDPLMSARQKAVEDAGGNGFMAVAATHAALLMAQGAGRLVRATGDRGVVAVLDPRLATARYGSYLKASLPDFWYTTDRNQVRKSLAAIDAASKAAGA; this is encoded by the coding sequence ATGACGAAGCCATCCCTCCCCGACCTCCTCCACGCCGCCGTCTCCGCCGTCGGCGGTGTGGAGCGGCCCGGCCAGGTCACCATGGCCGAGGCAGTTGCCGAGGCCATCGACGACAGCTCCCACCTCCTCGTCCAGGCCGGCACCGGCACCGGAAAGTCCCTCGGCTATCTGGTGCCGGCGCTGGCGCACGGTGAGCGCGTGGTGGTGGCCACGGCCACCCTGGCGCTCCAGCGACAGCTGGTCGAGCGTGATCTCCCGCGGACGGTCGAGGCCCTGCATCCGCAGCTGCGCCGGCGCCCGGAGTTCGCCATGCTCAAGGGGCGGTCGAACTATCTCTGCCTCCACCGCCTCCACGAGGGCGTTCCGCAGGACGAGGAGGATGGCCTCTTCGACCCCTTCGAGGCAGCGGCCCCCACGAGCAAGCTGGGGCAGGACCTGCTGAGGCTCCGGGACTGGTCCGACGAGACCGAGACGGGCGACCGGGACGACCTGACCCCGGGCGTCTCCGACCGGGCCTGGGCACAGGTGTCCGTCTCCTCCCGGGAGTGCCTGGGGGCGAGCAAGTGCGCGTACGGGGCGGAGTGCTTCGCCGAGGCGGCCCGCGAGCGCGCCAAGCTCGCCGAGGTCGTCGTCACCAACCACGCCCTGCTGGCCATCGACGCGATCGAGGGCGCCCCCGTGCTGCCCCAGCACGAAGTGCTGATCGTCGACGAGGCCCATGAGCTGGTCTCCCGGGTCACCGGGGTCGCCACCGGCGAGCTCACACCCGGCCAGGTCAACCGCGCCGTCCGCCGGTCGGCAAAGCTCGTCGACGAGAAGATCGCCGACCAGCTCCAGACGGCCGCCGAAGGCTTCGAGCGGGTGATGGAGCTCGCCCTCCCGGGGCGCCTCGAGGAGATCCCTGAGGATCTGGGCTACGCCCTGACGGCGCTGCGCGACGCGGCTCGCGCGGTCATCTCGGCGCTCGGCTCCACCCGGGACAAGTCCGTCCAGGACGAGGATGCCGTCCGCAAGCAGGCCATGGCCTCCGTGGAGACCGTTCACGGCGTCGCCGAGCGGATCTGCCAGGGCTCCGAGTACGACGTCGTCTGGTACGAACGCCACGACCGCTTCGGCGCCTCGCTGAGGGTGGCGCCGCTCTCGGTCTCCGGGCTGCTGCGCGAGAAGCTCTTCGCGGACCGGTCCGTGGTGCTCACCTCGGCCACCCTGAAGCTCGGCGGTGACTTCAACGGAGTCGGCGCCTCGTTGGGTCTGGCCCCCGAGGGCACCCAGGGCGAGGACATCCCGGTGTGGAAGGGCATCGACGTCGGCTCGCCGTTCGACTACCCCAAGCAGGGCATTCTCTATGTCGCCAAGCACCTGGCCCGCCCCGCGCGGGACGGCGACCGCGCCGACATGCTCGATGAGCTCACCGAGCTGATGCAGGCGGCGGGCGGCCGCACGCTCGGGCTGTTCTCCTCGATGCGGGCCGCTCAGCTCGCGGCCGAGGAGCTGCGCTCCCGCATCCCCGAGTTCCCGATCCTGCTCCAGGGCGAGGACACGCTCGGCGAGCTGATCAAGAACTTCACCGCCGATCCGCAGACCTGTCTCTTCGGCACACTCTCGCTCTGGCAGGGCGTGGACGTCCCGGGCGCGAGCTGTCAGCTGGTCGTGATGGACAAGATCCCCTTCCCGCGCCCCGACGACCCGCTGATGAGCGCCCGCCAGAAGGCCGTCGAGGACGCGGGGGGCAACGGCTTCATGGCCGTCGCGGCCACGCACGCGGCCCTGCTGATGGCCCAGGGCGCGGGCCGCCTCGTACGGGCCACCGGCGACCGTGGCGTCGTCGCCGTACTCGATCCGCGGCTGGCCACGGCCCGGTACGGCAGTTATCTGAAGGCTTCGCTGCCCGACTTCTGGTACACCACGGACCGCAATCAGGTGCGCAAGTCGCTGGCGGCGATCGATGCCGCTTCGAAGGCGGCCGGCGCCTGA
- a CDS encoding ADP-ribosylglycohydrolase family protein translates to MTADSSLDRRFDRALASLRGLAVGDALGSQFFVPANYPLLKRRALPSGPWQWTDDTEMACSILAVLVGHDRIDQDALARSFAEHHDFDRGYGPAVNRMLRLIREGGDWRELASALFNGQGSWGNGAAMRIAPLGAWYADDPEQATHQAEISAYTTHQHREAVVGAMAVAAAAALVADPAGPPTPTDLLDGVVALVPRSAVGAGLRRARDMLDYDDAVTVAAVLGSGRRTSAHDTVPFALWSAARGLGDFERVFWTTAQVGGDVDTTCAIAGGVVAAGVTGAPPAAWLEQTEELPDWLPTAVRP, encoded by the coding sequence ATGACCGCTGACTCCTCTCTCGACCGGCGCTTCGACCGCGCCCTGGCCAGCCTCCGAGGGCTGGCCGTGGGAGACGCCCTGGGCTCCCAGTTCTTCGTTCCCGCCAACTATCCGCTGCTCAAGCGACGCGCGCTGCCGTCGGGCCCCTGGCAGTGGACCGACGACACCGAGATGGCCTGCTCGATCCTCGCCGTGCTCGTCGGGCACGACCGGATCGACCAGGACGCGCTCGCGCGTTCGTTCGCCGAGCACCACGACTTCGACCGGGGCTACGGGCCCGCGGTCAACCGGATGCTCCGGCTCATCAGGGAGGGCGGCGACTGGCGGGAGCTGGCCTCCGCGCTCTTCAACGGCCAGGGGTCGTGGGGCAACGGTGCCGCGATGCGGATCGCCCCGCTCGGCGCCTGGTACGCGGACGACCCGGAGCAGGCGACGCACCAGGCCGAGATCTCCGCGTACACGACGCACCAGCACCGCGAGGCCGTGGTCGGGGCGATGGCCGTGGCGGCCGCGGCCGCGCTCGTGGCGGATCCGGCCGGTCCGCCCACGCCCACGGACCTCCTGGACGGGGTCGTCGCCCTCGTGCCGCGCAGCGCCGTCGGCGCGGGTCTGCGCCGGGCGCGGGACATGCTCGACTACGACGACGCGGTGACCGTGGCCGCCGTCCTGGGCAGTGGTCGCCGTACGAGCGCGCACGACACCGTTCCGTTCGCGCTCTGGTCGGCGGCCCGCGGCCTCGGGGACTTCGAGCGGGTGTTCTGGACGACCGCGCAGGTGGGCGGCGATGTCGACACCACGTGCGCGATCGCGGGCGGTGTCGTGGCCGCCGGCGTGACCGGCGCGCCGCCCGCCGCCTGGCTGGAGCAGACGGAGGAACTGCCGGACTGGCTGCCGACCGCGGTCCGGCCTTAG